From Leptotrichia wadei, one genomic window encodes:
- a CDS encoding TlyA family RNA methyltransferase, with protein MKKRLDLILVERELFETREKAKREIMAGNVIVNEQVVTKAGTMLKDNDELNIRIKDKLKYVSRGGLKLEKAIKTWDLDFKDKSVLDIGASTGGFTDCALQNGAKCVYSVDVGKNQLDWKLRNDERVLSLEEMHIKDLKEEDINNEKIDFIVIDVSFISLTKVIPYFKKFLAKTGKIVMLVKPQFEVGREKIGRNGVVENEEYHDEAIKKIISFSKECGYELIGVEDSPIRGAKGNKEFLTLLKFS; from the coding sequence ATGAAAAAAAGATTGGATTTAATTCTGGTGGAACGGGAGCTTTTTGAGACACGAGAAAAGGCAAAAAGGGAAATAATGGCAGGTAATGTCATTGTGAATGAGCAGGTTGTGACAAAGGCAGGAACGATGCTTAAGGACAATGATGAATTAAATATTCGTATTAAGGATAAGTTAAAATATGTCAGTCGTGGTGGCTTGAAATTAGAGAAGGCTATAAAGACTTGGGATTTGGATTTTAAAGATAAATCAGTGCTTGATATTGGAGCATCTACTGGAGGGTTTACAGATTGTGCCTTGCAAAATGGCGCAAAATGTGTGTATAGTGTTGATGTTGGAAAAAATCAGCTTGACTGGAAATTGAGAAATGATGAAAGAGTTCTTTCATTGGAGGAAATGCACATAAAGGATCTCAAGGAAGAAGACATCAATAATGAAAAGATAGATTTCATAGTAATCGATGTTTCTTTTATTTCTTTGACAAAAGTTATTCCTTATTTTAAAAAGTTTCTTGCGAAAACTGGGAAAATTGTGATGTTAGTAAAACCGCAATTTGAAGTTGGAAGGGAAAAAATTGGAAGAAATGGCGTTGTGGAAAATGAAGAATATCACGATGAAGCCATAAAAAAAATAATTTCTTTTTCAAAAGAATGTGGATATGAACTAATTGGCGTGGAGGATTCGCCAATACGGGGAGCAAAGGGGAATAAGGAATTTTTAACGCTATTAAAGTTTTCATAA
- a CDS encoding S41 family peptidase, with protein MKKNKILQAALGLVLVSVPLFAATTIVKTSRNDKDTSAGYTKDATELNRIVDVINIIENNFVGKEATPSKNDLYEGAVAGVVNKLNDPYSEYLSKADLNDFSEDMDGEYVGVGMTISKKKGEPLEVVSPFIGSPAEKVGIKIKDKITKVDGKDILPLTANETVKLLKGKEGTKVDVEVVREGKKDPMKFTLTRAKIKLEMVESKMLENNIGYVSLLKFGNHVGAEVEKAIKDLQAKGMKGLILDLRSNPGGSLQEAQDIASLFVKEDLIVYLKYKNGQQKNYNRTLKNLGNFPLIVLTNKGSASASEIVTGAIKDYKRGTIIGEKTFGKGIVQQVIPLRTNDAIKLTIAQYFTPKGNYIHEKGIEPDIEVKMEDLLALKGYANDSEQARKNREKEIEEIITKDKGKEEAAKIISAGDVQLKRAIEEMNKKINETGKRK; from the coding sequence ATGAAAAAAAACAAAATATTACAGGCAGCATTAGGACTTGTATTGGTAAGTGTGCCTTTATTTGCGGCAACTACTATAGTAAAAACATCGAGAAATGACAAAGATACAAGTGCTGGATATACAAAAGATGCAACAGAGTTGAACAGAATTGTAGATGTAATTAATATTATTGAAAATAATTTTGTTGGAAAGGAAGCGACTCCAAGTAAAAATGACCTTTATGAAGGTGCTGTTGCAGGAGTTGTAAACAAATTGAATGATCCTTACTCAGAATATTTGTCTAAGGCAGATCTTAATGACTTTTCTGAAGATATGGATGGAGAATATGTTGGGGTTGGAATGACTATTAGCAAGAAAAAAGGAGAACCTCTTGAAGTTGTTTCGCCATTTATCGGAAGTCCTGCTGAAAAAGTCGGAATTAAAATAAAAGATAAAATTACAAAAGTTGACGGAAAAGATATTTTGCCGCTTACAGCAAATGAAACTGTAAAACTTTTGAAGGGTAAAGAAGGTACAAAAGTTGATGTGGAAGTAGTTAGGGAAGGTAAAAAAGATCCGATGAAATTCACTTTGACAAGAGCCAAAATTAAATTGGAAATGGTAGAAAGCAAAATGCTTGAAAATAATATTGGTTATGTAAGTCTTTTGAAATTTGGAAATCATGTTGGAGCAGAAGTTGAAAAGGCTATAAAAGATTTACAGGCTAAGGGAATGAAAGGATTAATTTTGGATTTGCGTTCTAATCCAGGAGGATCACTTCAAGAAGCGCAAGATATAGCTTCGCTTTTTGTAAAGGAAGACTTGATTGTTTACTTGAAATACAAAAATGGACAGCAAAAGAACTATAATAGAACTTTAAAAAATCTTGGTAATTTTCCGTTAATTGTATTGACAAATAAAGGAAGCGCAAGTGCTTCAGAAATTGTAACAGGTGCAATTAAAGATTACAAACGTGGAACAATTATCGGAGAAAAAACATTTGGAAAAGGAATTGTACAGCAAGTTATACCTTTGAGAACTAATGATGCCATAAAACTTACTATTGCTCAATATTTTACACCAAAAGGAAATTACATTCATGAAAAAGGTATTGAACCTGATATAGAAGTTAAAATGGAAGACTTGCTGGCATTAAAAGGTTATGCAAATGATAGCGAACAAGCTAGAAAAAATAGAGAAAAAGAAATTGAAGAAATAATAACAAAGGATAAAGGTAAGGAAGAAGCCGCTAAAATCATTTCAGCAGGAGATGTTCAATTAAAGAGAGCAATCGAAGAAATGAATAAAAAAATAAATGAAACAGGAAAAAGAAAGTAG
- the rsmI gene encoding 16S rRNA (cytidine(1402)-2'-O)-methyltransferase, whose product MFYVVGTPIGNLEDITFRAIKTLKEVDYIFAEDTRVTKKLLSHYEIEKTVYQYHEHNKLHQITNIINLLKDQKEIALVTDAGTPCISDPGFELVNEVLKAGIKVIGIPGASSIVTGASISGLDMRRMAYEGFLPKKKGRQTLFNKLKEEERTIVILESPNRILKTLKDVREYLGERYVVITRELTKIYEETIRGNVSEIIERLEKKPIKGEIVLFIRAVNDDGIYLKDKNTE is encoded by the coding sequence ATGTTTTATGTTGTTGGTACACCAATTGGGAATTTGGAAGATATAACTTTTAGGGCGATAAAAACTTTGAAGGAAGTTGATTATATTTTTGCAGAAGATACAAGAGTTACAAAAAAACTTCTTTCCCACTATGAGATTGAAAAAACGGTGTATCAATACCATGAACATAATAAACTCCATCAAATCACAAACATTATCAATCTTTTAAAAGATCAAAAGGAAATTGCGCTTGTAACAGATGCTGGAACGCCGTGCATTTCAGATCCTGGCTTTGAGCTGGTAAATGAAGTTTTAAAGGCTGGAATAAAAGTCATTGGAATACCAGGAGCTTCCTCAATTGTTACAGGAGCAAGCATTTCTGGGCTAGATATGCGAAGAATGGCTTATGAAGGCTTTTTACCAAAGAAAAAGGGAAGACAGACACTTTTCAATAAATTGAAGGAAGAAGAAAGAACTATCGTAATTTTAGAATCTCCCAACAGAATTTTAAAAACTTTAAAGGATGTAAGGGAATATCTGGGAGAACGATATGTTGTAATAACAAGGGAACTTACTAAAATTTATGAAGAAACAATTCGTGGAAATGTTTCAGAAATTATTGAAAGGCTGGAAAAAAAGCCGATTAAAGGGGAAATTGTCTTATTTATAAGAGCAGTAAATGATGATGGCATTTATTTAAAAGATAAAAATACAGAGTAA
- the ylqF gene encoding ribosome biogenesis GTPase YlqF — translation MNINWYPGHMKKTKDLIVENLKIIDVVIEILDARIPISSKNPDISKLANNKKKIIVLNKVDLIDNRELKVWENYFLENNFSDYFVALSVEKGTNFNELRKITDKIYAEKLEKMKKKGLRKTEVRAMIVGIPNVGKSKFINKFVNKNKARVGNTPGFTRGKQWIKIDEKLELLDTPGVLWPKFEDDDVAYNLAITGSIKDDVLQLEHIAIKFLDKLKDLGKIGNLIKVYHLEEYTTDEEILGMESHKILEILEKRLGVSKNDEHNYEIISRRLMRDYRMGKIGKFFLEFPKN, via the coding sequence ATGAATATAAACTGGTATCCAGGGCATATGAAGAAAACCAAGGATTTGATTGTGGAAAATCTCAAGATAATTGATGTCGTGATTGAGATTTTGGATGCAAGAATTCCGATTTCTAGTAAAAATCCAGATATTTCAAAATTGGCGAATAATAAGAAAAAAATTATTGTGCTTAATAAGGTGGATTTAATTGATAATAGGGAATTGAAAGTCTGGGAGAATTATTTTTTAGAAAATAATTTTTCTGATTATTTTGTAGCTTTGAGTGTGGAAAAAGGGACTAATTTTAATGAACTTAGAAAAATTACGGATAAAATTTATGCAGAAAAATTGGAAAAGATGAAGAAGAAAGGGCTTCGTAAAACTGAAGTAAGGGCAATGATTGTTGGAATTCCTAATGTTGGAAAGTCTAAATTTATAAATAAATTTGTGAATAAAAATAAGGCAAGAGTAGGGAATACTCCAGGATTTACACGTGGGAAGCAATGGATAAAAATTGATGAGAAGCTGGAATTGCTAGATACGCCAGGAGTTTTGTGGCCTAAATTTGAAGATGACGATGTGGCTTATAATTTGGCGATTACTGGGTCAATAAAGGATGATGTGCTGCAGTTGGAGCATATTGCGATAAAATTTTTAGATAAATTAAAGGATTTGGGGAAAATTGGAAATCTTATAAAGGTTTATCATTTGGAAGAATATACTACAGATGAAGAAATTTTAGGAATGGAAAGTCATAAAATATTGGAAATTTTGGAAAAAAGACTGGGAGTTTCTAAAAACGATGAACATAATTATGAAATTATTTCAAGAAGATTGATGAGAGATTATAGAATGGGGAAAATTGGAAAGTTCTTTTTGGAGTTTCCTAAGAATTAA